Proteins encoded together in one Columba livia isolate bColLiv1 breed racing homer chromosome 3, bColLiv1.pat.W.v2, whole genome shotgun sequence window:
- the LOC135579102 gene encoding endogenous retrovirus group K member 8 Gag polyprotein-like isoform X3 has translation MGNQTSSPERDVYELMKALLNKHGGKTLSGQDLKLILKWVQVKIPTVTASSIFTRELWDDVRVKLWDAATSGNEEAQRMLPRWRKIFETVKAQEQSQRGSEGETKPSAPSLPSPPPLACAAGYPPEDDPFDPGPVDPEKEPDLFPPDPHNVWGEIKRQALKEGELEIARTIVAPVIYQGRGGAAQWEALSFSVIKELRRTVTEHGLSSPYFASLLSSVFDTYVMTPHDLKSLARLLLTPTQYTMWESQWRTGLQTILLGYAGHANAALAALTIEHLTGTGQHADPAGQARDIPREALEAVREEAKKAFLMRHCSICYKNSFSC, from the coding sequence atggggaatcagaCGAGTTCCCCTGAAAGAGACGTTTATGAATTAATGAAAGCTTTACTTAATAAGCATGGGGGAAAAACCCTTTCGGGTCAGGACCTCAAGCTGATCCTTAAATGGGTCCAGGTTAAGATCCCTACAGTTACTGCTTCTTCGATTTTTACCCgggaactttgggacgatgtaCGGGTGAAATTATGGGATGCAGCTACCTCTGGAAATGAGGAAGCGCAACGTATGCTCCCACGATGGAGAAAAATTTTTGAGACTGTGAAAGCGCAAGAGCAGAGCCAACGAGGTTCAGAAGGGGAGACAAAGCCCTCTGCACCATCATTACCGTCACCACCCCCCTTGGCCTGTGCAGCGGGGTATCCCCCGGAGGATGATCCCTTTGATCCCGGACCTGTTGATCCCGAAAAAGAACCCgatcttttccctcctgatcctCATAATGTCTGGGGAGAGATCAAACGCCAAGCCTTAAAGGAGGGGGAGTTAGAGATAGCAAGGACTATAGTAGCGCCTGTTATATatcaaggaagggggggggcGGCTCAATGGGAAGCATTATCCTTCTCAGTGATTAAGGAGTTGCGTCGTACGGTTACCGAGCACGGGTTGTCttctccttattttgcaagccttttatcttctgtattcgatacatatgtcatgaccccacatgatttaaaatctctcgcgcgattgttattaaccccgacgcaatatacaatgtgggagtctcaatggagaacggggcTGCAGACAATTTTGTTGGGGTATGCGGGACATGCGAATGCTGCCCTAGCTGCCTTAACCATAGAACATCTTACTGGGACTGGGCAACATGCAGACCCGGCCGGACAGGCAAGGGATATCCCCCGAGAAGCCTTAGAAGCAGTCCGGGAGGAAGCGAAAAAGGCATTTCTCATGCGGCACTGTTCAAtctgttacaagaactcattttcctgttag
- the LOC135579102 gene encoding syncytin-2-like isoform X1, with protein sequence MNSVSETDKRELQCPDCEVCNFWILRICADCERPQWELTLWGSFPPQGEWENISNRENCSNMSPEILPVNGTGVVYFGDSWTGYLIRDGHKETLDSLIHYQNVSGNSGHWNISMNTGTRDVANITGQVRLPKGYFLICGDRAWPGIPFKPVGGPCYIGRLTLFAPHMRDVLNRSLSNSTRSKRSLRQLQPDCDDHINLGSLGSTIALSLFLPGGMAASNWNKIKQLACWAVKEFNTTSDILSGLAQDVDSLRHVVLQNRAAIDFLLLAHGHGCQEFEGMCCMNLSDHSVSIHKQIAELRERIHNVQEGMDGLDGWLASWGITGWIKDLLKQGILILLVICVLLLTIPCILQCLQKSITASVNKIFLVQAQDLPKTPSTEARRPRTGWAPTLGRSKCLKTKRGRCGLSWLYL encoded by the exons ATGAATTCCGTCTCAGAAACAGATAAGCGAGAGCTTCAATGTCCAGACTGCGAAGTGTGCAATTTCTGGATCCTTAGAATTTGTGCTGACTGCGAAAGACCACAGTGG GAACTGACACTTtggggctccttccctccaCAGGGGGAATGGGAGAACATCTCAAATCGCGAAAATTGCTCTAATATGAGTCCGGAGATTCTTCCTGTTAACGGGACTGGAGTGGTCTATTTTGGTGATAGCTGGACTGGGTATTTGATTCGAGATGGTCACAAAGAGACATTAGATTCACTGATTCATTATCAAAACGTGTCAGGTAACTCTGGTCATTGGAACATTTCGATGAATACAGGGACTAGAGATGTGGCCAATATCACTGGACAGGTAAGGTTGCCAAAAGGCTATTTCTTGATTTGTGGAGATAGAGCATGGCCCGGAATTCCTTTTAAACCTGTGGGAGGACCTTGTTATATTGGGAGACTTACGCTGTTCGCACCCCATATGAGGGACGTGCTTAATCGTTCCCTGAGCAATAGTACCAGATCAAAAAGGTCATTGCGACAATTACAACCAGATTGCGATGATCACATCAATTTAGGGTCTTTAGGATCTACTATAGCTCTGTCCCTATTTTTGCCTGGTGGAATGGCCGCAAGcaattggaataaaataaaacaattggcATGCTGGGCTGTCAAAGAATTTAACACGACCTCTGACATTTTGTCAGGATTAGCTCAAGATGTAGATAGCTTACGACATGTAGTCTTACAGAATCGTGCCGCCATAGATTTCCTTTTACTAGCCCACGGACATGGATGTCAAGAATTTGAAGGAATGTGTTGCATGAATCTATCTGACCACTCTGTGAGCATTCATAAACAGATTGCAGAACTACGAGAAAGGATTCACAATGTGCAGGAAGGAATGGATGGACTCGATGGGTGGCTAGCTTCTTGGGGAATTACAGGGTGGATAAAAGATTTACTTAAACAGGGAATTTTGATCCTTTTAGTAATTTGTGTATTATTACTAACGATTccatgtattttgcagtgcttaCAAAAGTCGATAACCGCTtcagtaaataagatttttcttgtacaaGCACAAGACCTCCCGAAAACTCCCAGTACAGAAGCAAGACGTCCTCGAACTGGTTGGGCGCCGACCTTGGGaagaagcaaatgtttgaaaacaaaaagggggagatgtgggttatcttggctgtatttatag
- the LOC135579102 gene encoding syncytin-2-like isoform X2: MGQELTLWGSFPPQGEWENISNRENCSNMSPEILPVNGTGVVYFGDSWTGYLIRDGHKETLDSLIHYQNVSGNSGHWNISMNTGTRDVANITGQVRLPKGYFLICGDRAWPGIPFKPVGGPCYIGRLTLFAPHMRDVLNRSLSNSTRSKRSLRQLQPDCDDHINLGSLGSTIALSLFLPGGMAASNWNKIKQLACWAVKEFNTTSDILSGLAQDVDSLRHVVLQNRAAIDFLLLAHGHGCQEFEGMCCMNLSDHSVSIHKQIAELRERIHNVQEGMDGLDGWLASWGITGWIKDLLKQGILILLVICVLLLTIPCILQCLQKSITASVNKIFLVQAQDLPKTPSTEARRPRTGWAPTLGRSKCLKTKRGRCGLSWLYL, from the exons ATGGGCCAA GAACTGACACTTtggggctccttccctccaCAGGGGGAATGGGAGAACATCTCAAATCGCGAAAATTGCTCTAATATGAGTCCGGAGATTCTTCCTGTTAACGGGACTGGAGTGGTCTATTTTGGTGATAGCTGGACTGGGTATTTGATTCGAGATGGTCACAAAGAGACATTAGATTCACTGATTCATTATCAAAACGTGTCAGGTAACTCTGGTCATTGGAACATTTCGATGAATACAGGGACTAGAGATGTGGCCAATATCACTGGACAGGTAAGGTTGCCAAAAGGCTATTTCTTGATTTGTGGAGATAGAGCATGGCCCGGAATTCCTTTTAAACCTGTGGGAGGACCTTGTTATATTGGGAGACTTACGCTGTTCGCACCCCATATGAGGGACGTGCTTAATCGTTCCCTGAGCAATAGTACCAGATCAAAAAGGTCATTGCGACAATTACAACCAGATTGCGATGATCACATCAATTTAGGGTCTTTAGGATCTACTATAGCTCTGTCCCTATTTTTGCCTGGTGGAATGGCCGCAAGcaattggaataaaataaaacaattggcATGCTGGGCTGTCAAAGAATTTAACACGACCTCTGACATTTTGTCAGGATTAGCTCAAGATGTAGATAGCTTACGACATGTAGTCTTACAGAATCGTGCCGCCATAGATTTCCTTTTACTAGCCCACGGACATGGATGTCAAGAATTTGAAGGAATGTGTTGCATGAATCTATCTGACCACTCTGTGAGCATTCATAAACAGATTGCAGAACTACGAGAAAGGATTCACAATGTGCAGGAAGGAATGGATGGACTCGATGGGTGGCTAGCTTCTTGGGGAATTACAGGGTGGATAAAAGATTTACTTAAACAGGGAATTTTGATCCTTTTAGTAATTTGTGTATTATTACTAACGATTccatgtattttgcagtgcttaCAAAAGTCGATAACCGCTtcagtaaataagatttttcttgtacaaGCACAAGACCTCCCGAAAACTCCCAGTACAGAAGCAAGACGTCCTCGAACTGGTTGGGCGCCGACCTTGGGaagaagcaaatgtttgaaaacaaaaagggggagatgtgggttatcttggctgtatttatag